A window of Benincasa hispida cultivar B227 chromosome 9, ASM972705v1, whole genome shotgun sequence genomic DNA:
TTTCATTCTAGTCCCAAAGCTCTTATTTTCCTTTTGTAGAGTATAAACTCACAAATAAAAACTATGGGTTCGAATATACCAccttaaattaaaatgaaactgagattaaaattaaaatgaaactgagattaaaatcaaaatgcTCAAATGATTAGATTAAATATTCTATATCATCAGAACAATGGGGTTCTTTCATGATAATAAAAATATGGTCTAGAACTTCATAAATCAAGTTGGAACTAGGATGTGTTTTATCAGCAACATGAAAACAATGAGTCTTTGTACTAATGTTAATCCAACTACAGCCGGGAGCCTTCCTTAGGCCTCTTTCCTTCATGGTGTTTCTAAGCTCAGCTACAACATCCCATCTGCTAGCAGAAGCATACAAATTTGACAGTGAAATGAAGTTAGATGGATTTTCTGGCTCCAACTCAATAAGAAATCTGTAAGCCAATTCTAACATCTCATAATTCCTGTATCTAATAGAAGCAGAAACAAGAGCTCCCCAGACACCTGGACCGGGTTCTACTGTCATTGTTTTGATAAAACTCAATGCTTGTTCTAGTTCACCGATATTGCCCAGCATGTCAACCACAGCAGCACAGATCTCAGCAGTTGGTTCAATTTTGTACTCTTGAACTGCAGTGTGGTATAGTTGGAGACCTTCATTTACCAAACTAGACCGGCCACAAGCAGATAAAACTGCGACTACAGTTATTTGGTCTAGCTTGATACCAAGCTCAACCATATCATTATACAATCTTATGGATTCCTCACCCTGTCCGTGTAACCCATAAGCTGAAATTAATGCAGTCCAAGAGATTGTATCTTTACAAAAGGATTCAGACTCAAAAACTTTTCTTGCATTCTCCAAGCTACCACATTTTGAATACATATCAATCAAAGCATTACACAAAGATGCATCATCATGAAATTCTTTTCTGACAGCATAACCATGGATTTGTTTTCCATTTATTAATCCAGCATGTGAACTACAAGCAGGGAGAAGACTAATAAGGGATATTCTATTTGGTACTATTCCATCTTTAATCTGCATCTCCCGGAAAAGAATCAATGCCTTATCTGAATCTTCATTTTGTGCATAACCACTTACCATTGCTGTccaaacatatatatttctacTCTTGATTTGGTCAAATACATATCTAGATGCAATGATGTTATTCTCCCTAGAGTACATATCGATCAAACCACAGCCGATATGAAATTTTGAGCCAGAATCAAGATCCAACTCATTCTTCACAATATAACAATGGAGCTCTTTCCCATAACTCAATTTCCCATTGGTATTGCCACACAAAGGTAGAAGACTTGAAATAGTGAAGGCATCAGGTTTTATTCCATCTATCTGCATATTTCTAACAACTTCCCATGCTTCTTTAACATAGAAACAATCACTAAAACTGGCGTAGCCAGCTAATAGGACATTCCATGTACCTGAATTTCTTACAGGCATTTCGTCAAATAGCTTTAATGATTCTTTGCACTCTCCATACTTAAAGTACATCGATATGAGAGAATTAGCGACGATGATATCTGAAATGAAACCAAGTCGTAAACTCTTCCCATGAATCAATTTCCCAACAACCACATTCCCAAGCTCATTGGATGCTTTTGCCAATATGGATAATGTAAAGTCATCCGGCATTATGTTGCATTGTTGCATTTCATTAAAACGATCAAATGCCCCATGGAACACACCGTTCTTAACATACCCACTTATCAAGGAGTTCCATATATAAACAGTCTTAATGGAAACCAAGTCAAATATGAGATTCAACTCCTGAAGGTCACCACAAATTGAGTATGCAGAAATAAGTTTAGTTATCAAGAAAGTGTTGTGTTCCAATCCATGAGTAATAACCTGAGCATGAGATTGGCGGATGCGCTTCTGAGATTGGTGATTGATGGCATGCTGAAGAAGATGGAGAAGGCAGTGAGAGGGACAAAGATCAACACGAAAAAGAGTAGAGTAGCAACGTGAGATCAATAAACCACAAGGCTTGGGCACAAAAACAAGGTTCATCAAGCATAAACACATCCAACGTATTGCTCACCAATAACACTCACAAACACTTCAAGGATGATGCAAGATGTCCTTGCTACCGTTTGTTTcctggaaaagaaaagaaagaacagGGAACTGGTTATTTTTTAACGAACAAATTATCAAATTTGTACTTCCCCAATTCCCCTCACTACTAGATCATATCAGCCATTTGACCATTTGAGttagaaaaatattatgaaTGAGAGAGCATGAACAAAAACACCCAAGTTATCAGTGATCTTTTCAGCTCTGTATTAAATACCCATCACTATTTTAACAAGAAAAGTAAGAAATCAGTTCTTGAATGGCCATAAATGTAACTTAGCACGAGAGAATCGCGAAGAAGCAAGATGCACATAGGAACACAATAGACCATCATCCACAAGCTCTCAAGTGAGAAAGCAAAAGTGAGACACAGATACAAAGAAGtaaatacaaagaaaaagctCGAACAAACCATCATAAGCTTTTTGGGAGGCACCAAGCCAAATAAAAAAGGTTGGGGAGAATATTGATTTTAGTGCGTGTTCCCATGAAGTAATTTGGAGGTAAATTTGCTGGAAGAAAGAAACGTATGAAGTCTCTTGAAGCCAACACAGTTGATCTTACTCATCATTTGGCCAGGCCCTTCTACTTCTGGAATAGTAATGAGGCCATCCCATTCCAGCATTTATTTATCCATAAGGCCTCTGAGATTTAGGTTCTAAACTTTTCCCAAGGAAGACCACCATTTGCTAATTGACATTCTTTTGGAGTTGGCAATTGCGTAAAATTAAATGGCTggaaaaacttcacaaaaaggTCTCATTTGTCTATCTTGCTCTTACTTAGTAGTTAGTAACGAATCCTATGACAGCATCATCAAACCAAGCACATGGAGATGGAAATGTAGCTAGCAAGCAGTTACTTGTTAAGCTTGTCTTCTCTAAAGATCAACATGCTAATAGCATGAATTTCAATGCGCTTCTATAGTTTTTGCACCAGGCTCAGGTCCACTTACTTAATCAGCCTCATTCTTTTACTGAAACTGTAGGACCAcatatcttttaaatttattatttcctCTTCTTTCGTTGATATTCCTAACTACTTCAGTCTTTATTTTCTGTTATGTTAGTCTTTATTGTATGAGTTACACATGTTTGTATCTTTTCTTATTGCCTTCATCTTTTTCAGTAGGTGTCCTCTCTATTCCTTGCATGCATGTACTTTCAAACATTCCGTTTTAAAACCAAACTTTTTACCTTGATACATACTGCCAATCAGTTTTAAAAAAGCATAATAATAATTGCATGAGATGTTTAATCCTCACTactacaatattttttaaaacatgggTAAATTTATAGGtgaacttaattttcaaaaacttctAAAAAATTTCAACTCACTAAGCTAATTTAAGCGCTTATAAAAAGACAGAGATGgagatgtagtgggaggaacaAAACTATGGTGGACAGAATGAGAC
This region includes:
- the LOC120086836 gene encoding pentatricopeptide repeat-containing protein At3g12770-like isoform X2 translates to MQQCNIMPDDFTLSILAKASNELGNVVVGKLIHGKSLRLGFISDIIVANSLISMYFKYGECKESLKLFDEMPVRNSGTWNVLLAGYASFSDCFYVKEAWEVVRNMQIDGIKPDAFTISSLLPLCGNTNGKLSYGKELHCYIVKNELDLDSGSKFHIGCGLIDMYSRENNIIASRYVFDQIKSRNIYVWTAMVSGYAQNEDSDKALILFREMQIKDGIVPNRISLISLLPACSSHAGLINGKQIHGYAVRKEFHDDASLCNALIDMYSKCGSLENARKVFESESFCKDTISWTALISAYGLHGQGEESIRLYNDMVELGIKLDQITVVAVLSACGRSSLVNEGLQLYHTAVQEYKIEPTAEICAAVVDMLGNIGELEQALSFIKTMTVEPGPGVWGALVSASIRYRNYEMLELAYRFLIELEPENPSNFISLSNLYASASRWDVVAELRNTMKERGLRKAPGCSWINISTKTHCFHVADKTHPSSNLIYEVLDHIFIIMKEPHCSDDIEYLI
- the LOC120086836 gene encoding pentatricopeptide repeat-containing protein At3g12770-like isoform X1, with translation MCLCLMNLVFVPKPCGLLISRCYSTLFRVDLCPSHCLLHLLQHAINHQSQKRIRQSHAQVITHGLEHNTFLITKLISAYSICGDLQELNLIFDLVSIKTVYIWNSLISGYVKNGVFHGAFDRFNEMQQCNIMPDDFTLSILAKASNELGNVVVGKLIHGKSLRLGFISDIIVANSLISMYFKYGECKESLKLFDEMPVRNSGTWNVLLAGYASFSDCFYVKEAWEVVRNMQIDGIKPDAFTISSLLPLCGNTNGKLSYGKELHCYIVKNELDLDSGSKFHIGCGLIDMYSRENNIIASRYVFDQIKSRNIYVWTAMVSGYAQNEDSDKALILFREMQIKDGIVPNRISLISLLPACSSHAGLINGKQIHGYAVRKEFHDDASLCNALIDMYSKCGSLENARKVFESESFCKDTISWTALISAYGLHGQGEESIRLYNDMVELGIKLDQITVVAVLSACGRSSLVNEGLQLYHTAVQEYKIEPTAEICAAVVDMLGNIGELEQALSFIKTMTVEPGPGVWGALVSASIRYRNYEMLELAYRFLIELEPENPSNFISLSNLYASASRWDVVAELRNTMKERGLRKAPGCSWINISTKTHCFHVADKTHPSSNLIYEVLDHIFIIMKEPHCSDDIEYLI